From a region of the Arachis ipaensis cultivar K30076 chromosome B09, Araip1.1, whole genome shotgun sequence genome:
- the LOC107614700 gene encoding uncharacterized protein LOC107614700, whose protein sequence is MLSHSQYAKSEDNKGSTITNRPTCSTSKVPTLYSTMIASLFQKVEETAFTELKTLLTTPPILRTPKTGKPLYLYLSITNHAISSVLVAEIDKQQHPVYFVSKSLQGAESRYPKLEKLALALVMTARRLRHYFQSHTIIVRTEQPLRQILTRPELAGRLIKWSIELSEYDIQYQSRGAIKSQTLTDFVAELTQKDQAPKENPWTLYVDGASNSKGSGARILLENNQGIQLEQSLQFTFHASNNQAEYEALIAGLRLAQTMGITQINVKCDSLLVVQQVTGKFQVKDPLLEKYNTMVNNLIRDFDIFNILHIPREQNNRADLLSKLATTRSQYNNPILSQLTLDEPSVTLTTVASVMQEDDWRSPIVNYLKTGIMPDNIKDTKKFKRQASFYTILGTDLYKRGFTRPLLRCISTAEAKLAMDEVHEGVCGTHIGGRSLAAKIL, encoded by the coding sequence ATGCTAAGTCATTCTCAATATGCGAAGTCCGAGGACAATAAAGGAAGCACAATAACTAACCGACCGACTTGCAGCACTAGCAAGGTTCCTACCCTGTATAGCACAATGATCGCAtcactttttcaaaaagttgaaGAAACAGCCTTCACAGAACTCAAAACCCTACTCACAACACCTCCAATCCTCCGAACACCAAAAACAGGTAAACCATTATATTTGTATTTATCAATCACTAACCATGCTATCAGTTCCGTTTTAGTAGCAGAAATAGACAAACAACAACACCCGGTATACTTCGTCAGCAAATCACTTCAAGGCGCCGAGTCCCGCTATCCAAAGCTGGAGAAATTAGCCTTAGCACTCGTCATGACAGCCAGACGACTACGACACTACTTTCAAAGCCATACCATCATAGTCAGAACAGAACAACCCCTAAGGCAGATACTGACGAGGCCCGAACTGGCAGGAAGGCTAATCAAGTGGTCCATCGAATTATCAGAATACGACATCCAATACCAGTCCAGAGGCGCCATCAAATCACAAACGTTAACCGACTTCGTCGCCGAGCTGACACAAAAAGACCAAGCTCCTAAAGAAAACCCATGGACGCTATACGTCGACGGGGCCTCAAACAGCAAAGGCTCCGGAGCAAGGATACTCCTCGAAAACAACCAAGGAATACAACTCGAACAATCGCTTCAATTCACCTTCCACGCAagcaacaaccaggcagaatacgaagcTTTAATAGCAGGATTACGCCTAGCACAAACCATGGGAATAACACAAATAAACGTCAAATGCGACTCCCTCTTGGTGGTGCAACAGGTGACGGGTAAGTTTCAGGTAAAAGACCCCCTCCTTGAAAAATACAATACAATGGTTAACAACCTCATAAGGGACTTTGATATATTCAATATTCTTCACATACCAAGGGAACAAAACAACAGAGCAGATCTCCTCTCCAAATTGGCAACAACAAGAAGTCAATACAACAACCCCATATTATCACAGTTAACACTGGATGAGCCCAGTGTTACCCTAACAACAGTTGCAAGTGTTATGCAGGAAGACGACTGGAGATCACCAATAGTTAATTACCTGAAAACAGGAATAATGCCCGACAACATCAAAGACACAAAGAAATTCAAAAGACAGGCTAGCTTCTACACCATATTAGGAACCGATCTATACAAGAGAGGATTCACGAGACCCCTCCTCCGATGCATAAGCACCGCCGAAGCAAAATTGGCCATGGACGAGGTCCACGAAGGAGTCTGTGGCACTCACATTGGTGGCAGAAGCTTAGCCGCAAAAATACTCTGA